From Acidianus brierleyi:
TTACGCAGCAAGAAAGTATATCCCTTATAACGTCTGCAGTTGTTCTCTTTGCCACAATTATACACTATGTATAAAGAATAAAAATATTGCATAAAAAACCTAGAAAGATATATAGACAAAAATAGAAAATATTTTATTTCTCGTTCTTTTCTGACACTTCTTCTTTCTTTTCTTCCTCTTCTTTGGGCTTGCCTAGAACTGAATACGGAAATTGACTATAGATAACAGTAGCTATGACTAACAATAACACTGTTATTACACCAACAGATGCTACTTGAGATCCGGTTAAAGGCGTAGTAGCAGTATCTCCAGTAACTGCTGCGGCTATTATTATCTCTAAGATGAAGCCTATGATAAATATCGCTTTAAATATTTTATCCATTTTATCGAGAGTTTTATCATCTAATTTCTGTGCCATTTCTCATCACTTCCTGTAGTATATTCTTCCTACTATTAGCATGGATGCAAATACTGCTATTGCGAATTCCCATCCGCTCAAAGCCATCTGTATTCCTCCGCTTAATATGTGTCCAGATGCACATCCGTCTGCCATTCTAGCTCCGAACAACATTAGGTATGCTCCGCCGAAGGATCCTAGGAATCTTACTGCTTGATTGCTTCCGAATCTTTCTGCCCAGCTTGGAGGTATTATATTTCTAAATGATGTATATCTTCTTGTTAGGAATACTGCTGAGAAGAATGCACCCATTAATGTTCCTATATCGCTAAATGGCTCCCAACCTATTCCTTTGAATACTGCTTCACTGTACTTGAAAGTTGGTAGGAATAATTGACCTGCTAGCCATGAATCTGTAGTGGACTCTCCAAATATTTGATGTAAGAACATTTCTGCAACTACTGTCAATCCTACTATGCCTGCTACACTTATCATGAACCACCTTGTAACGTTATCTTCTACAGCATAGTACTCGTTTAACTTCTGTGCAGTACTTCCTTTCTTATAGGGCAATCCTCCATCAGTTAAGTATTTTGCAGTATCGATATGTTTCTGTATTTCGTATGGTGTCATTCTCTTTTCTACGTTAGCTCTTAAGCAGCTTCTTTCTCCTCCCTTATACCTTGGTAGGTAATATGCTATAATAAATAACGCTACTCCATATACTACTGAAATTCCAAATAAGTCTAATCTTGTTAATCCATCTAGTGGTTGAATTACGAATGGAGATATTTTCTTTCCTCCTAATGTAAGGCTTCCAAAGTTTAATGTATTGACTAACCATTGTCCAGCAGGAGTTTGATATAACGCTGTCCAAGATGCTGCACCTAAAACTGCACCAAATACTGCATATACTGCATCTCTTCTTCCTTCACCTAATGCCATCCAAATTGAACCAGGGAAATACCCTGATAGAGCTAAACCAGTACCAAAAAATATTCCACCTAAACCTACTCCTATTAAATATAGGGGCTTTGGAGACCAGTGAAATCCAATTCCTGCAGCATAAAGTCCGTAAATTACTGGTGTAGAAACTGCAAATCCTATTAATATACAGTCAAGGAATAACCTATCTTCCCATTTTGCTAATCTTATTAGTGTTTCTGGATTAGCTATTCCCCATGCTTCTGCGGCTGCCCCTATTATAAAACCTATTATTAATCCAACCCACATTGGGGCTGTATATGTTATCATTTGTGTCACCAACAATATAATTAGTCTCTTTAAATCAATATATAGTTGTTTTAATATAAACCTCGATATTTTACATTAACCGAGTTAATCTGAGAAAAATTTAAACTTTTCAAACGAATATGATGATTTATAGAGTTTTCATATCTAACACTGTATGGACAATAATTAACTATATAGACCATTGGTAAAAGTTAAAGGTATATAATGAAAAACTGTGAAATAAGGTTAAAAATATGTATGAACCAAATTTAGTGAAAGAGAACTATACCCTATTTATTTTTAATAAAAAGAATTTGAGAAAATATTTTTAAAATTTAATAATGATTTAACAAGATTAGTTTGCTTTATTAACCGTCTCTAAAATCTTTCCTTATGAGAAAGGAAATTATAAAGATAGAAAGCGATGCTCTTAAGGACAATTATTTAGGAGATCCTTATGAAAGGGAAGTTTTAGTATATGCTCCAGAAGGTACTGATAACCTACCATTATTTATAGAACTAGCTGGAATAAATTGGTCTGGGAACACTCATAATAGATTCGATCAAATAATGACAAATCTTTTAGGGAAAAAGAAAATAAATGCCGTTGTTGTTAATCCTAATTTTAGGACTAAGTATCATTTAAATCAATATATAAACTCTCCAGCAGTGGGGAATTATGAGGATTTTATAATCAAAGAGCTAATACCACAGCTTAAGGAGAAATATAATCTGGATAAAGTAGCTCTTTTTGGAAAATCGTCCGGAGGATTTGGAGCTTACACTCTTTCAGTAAGGCACCCTGACGTTATAAATGGTTTTGCTGACCATTTTGGAGATAGTTGTTTTCTTTATTTATATAATGATGACTTTATTTATACTATTAAGGCTTTGGAGAATAAAGGAATAAAAGATCTTTTAGACAGTTTAATGAAAAAAGAAGAGCTTGACGATAATGATATGAAGATTTTCAATGTATTCGGAAGCTCAGCTTTCTATTCCTACAATTTAAATAAGGACTACGGCTTTGATCTCCCATTTGATGATACTGGAGAAATAATTGATGATATATGGAAGAAATGGGTTAGAAATGACCCAGCTAAAAACGTTGAGAATTATAAAGACCAATTGAAAAAGTTAGACGCAATTTACTTAGATGTAGGTAAAAAGGACGAATATAATCTATTTATAGGAATGAGGACATTGCATAAGAAGTTGAATAAAATGGAAATTAACCATTTCTATGAAGAATTTAATGGTGGACATTTTGGAAATTCGAATAGATATTGTAAGTCTCTTCCATATCTTTATGAGAAATTAAAAACAGAGAATTAAAAGAGAACTCTCTAAAGAGAAGGCTAAATTAATAGTAGAACATCCGAAAAACAGGGGAAGTATCAGAATAGACGAACTTAAAAATATTTTATATTTTTTCTCTACAACTGAAATTAATATCATTGATAAAGTTAAAATAACTAAATATATATTTATTCTGAATCCTAAAATTAAAGCTTCAACTATTAACAATGTTGAGGTTATTAGAATAAAATATTTCATATTTAACCTTCCAAACGAATTTTAAAATATATTTTCTATAAAAATTCAGTTAACAATGGAGTTATATATAGATTACCAAGAATATATATTGCGTGGACGAAACAATAAGGCTTTATAATAATGATGACACATTAAAATTTGTAAAATTTTTTATAAAAATTGCTGAGGAACAACGAAATAATGTAATATGGGTAGGGAAAAATAATGAGATTATAGTACTAGCAAGAAAAAAGGTAAATATTGAAGGAGCAAAAGTTATTTCTTTAGAAGAAGAAATCAAGAACTCCTTTCTTTCTATAAGTGGAGTCAAAAAGGTAGCGATAAATGATAAGATAATTCTGAACATAGAACCTAATCCTGAAATTTATGAGAAAATCTACGTTGTTAAATATTATTTAGAGAAAGAATACGGGACAAAGTTAGAATTAGAGATAATAGAATGTTAATTTATTGAGAATCTTATAATATCATGACCTTCAATAAGAGTTCCTTTTCTAATTTTAGCATGGAGTAACTTTCCCACGTATTTAACTTTGCCATTAAGTTTAACGTAAATTATCTTGCCTGGAAATCTCCAAAATATTTCGTAAGGATATTCTGAAGTTTCACTTTCGTATATATCTTCGTACTCATTAATTCCAGAAATGAGCTGACCATTAAATCTTATAAAAATATGTATAAAGGAAATATTTTTTGTCATTAATCTAGCATTTATCCAAATTACTTTAGGTTTTACCTTTTTATGATTTATAAAAACTTCTTCATTATCTAAAAATTTTTGCATATTAGCTTTAATATCTCTAATTTTTTTCGGTCTAGAATATTCTTTATAGTAGAAAATGACATTTTGAAAAACCTCTCCAGAGTTTGACATTTCAAATATTCCTTTAGCGTATATTGGTTTCATCGTTTGACTCCCTAAGTTTTAAATAACATTTTATAACAAATATGATAGTGGAAACTAATAAAAAGGTAGTTAGTAAAAAAAGCAAGAAGCTCTCCTTTACTGATTTATTCTTCATATCTTTCGGAGGTCAAGCTCCTTTTATTTCACTACTTACCTTTGGAACTGTAATGATTGGTCTAGTTGGCACAGCAGGAGCTTTCGCTATGATTATCGCTACTATAGTAGTTCTCTTTAATGGGATGGTGGTCTATTTTCTATCTAGAAGGTTCAAAAGAGGAGGAGGATATTATATTTACGCCTTCTATTCTTTAACCTCTAGGCTAGGGTTAGAAACTGGATGGAATTATATACTTTACGCTTTAGCCTATGGAGGTACTTTACTTACCGGTGGGGCTTATGTACTTTATACAATAACTGGATTTAATCAGACTTATCTAGCTTTAATAGTTTCAATACTTGCTTCAGCATTAGTAATATCTGGAGTAAAAGTATCAGCAAAGTATGCAATGATAATGTCTTTAGTCGAAATGATAGCTCTAATTTCTCTTTCTATTTATTTCCTTTACGTTTCTGGATGGCATTTTTATAATCCTATAAGATTTTCTCCAAAACTAATTGCTGCAGTTCTGTTTGGTCTAGGAATTCCAACTGGTTACGGATCTATTGCTCCTCTTGCTGAAGAAAGTAACGCTCAAAAAAGTATTGGGAAAGCAGCGATAGCGGTTTTAATTTTTGGAGGTGCTTTAGCTTCATTATTTTTCTATTCTTTAGGAGCAATGAACTTTACTGGAAATTTGGTAAGTTATCTTCTAGATAGCTTCGGAATTGTAGGATTAATAATTCTCTCGTTTATAGCGCTAAATGACGGAACATTAGGAGGAATGGCCTATATTTTAGGAAATTCAAGAACTTTTAAGGCAATGGCCGAAGACGGAAGATTTCCAAAGATTTTCACACGTAATATAAAAGGTAAGCCATTGTTTTCAGAAATATTAATTTCAATTATTTTCGTTTTAGTAGTTACTTTGGCAGTTAATTTCTTGGGACTTTATGATACATTTCTTACGTTAGGAGCTCTAGCAGGATTTGGAAACATTTTTATTCACACTTCAGCCGATTTCTCTTTAATAAGATTAGCGTCTAAAAAATTAGGATTTAGGAAAAACATAAGGGTATTAGAGGTATCCATTGGAATAATTGCAGTATTAATATCTTTATGGGTTTTGGTAGCATCTTTACCGGAGATCAGTCCCTATATTGAGAACATATTTTTTGCATGGATAATAGGGGGATTTCTTTACGCTGAAGCCTTAGATATGATAAAAGGAAGTAATGAGGAAGATAAAGGATAATTTTCTATAATAAATTGAAAAGTTTAAAAGAATTATGTTAGCTGAATTTAATATTTCAAAATAATATTAAGTTATATGGCAAAAAACATAGTCGTTATGATAAATTCGGGTAAAGACCAAAAACCTAAGATATTAACTGGATTAACGTTAGCATTGGTAGGCAAGCAAAAGCATCTATTTGATGATATTCAAGTGATATTTTTTGGACCTAGCGAGCAATTAATAGCAGAAAAAGATCCAGATATAATGAATATGCTAAATCAAATGGTAGAATTAGAGAAAGTCTACGCGTGTCAACTTGTAGGAGATAACATGAAAATTACCGATCAATTAAAAGGAGTTAAAGGATTAAATGTAGTACTTGTAGGTCCACTTATTGCAGACCTAGTATCTAAAGGATACGAAATACTTAATTTCTAAATAAAAAATAAGCGTAACTTTTTTATTTTTCTTTCTTTCCTTTTTTAGTTATTTTTTCTGCTCCTTCCTTAACTTTTTCTCCAGCTTTTTCTGTATCCTTAGCTACAGCTTTTGTTGCATCCTCTAATTTCTTTCCTAATTTCTTTGCCATAATATGATGTTCTCTAACCTAGTATAAATTTATATCGCAGCCAATTCAAATGCAAATCTTTAAAAACATAGTTAAAATTTTATCGAAGTTAGGTATTCTTCAAGATTTTTCTCTACAAATTTTAAATCATCAATTTTTACGTATTCGTTATAGGTATGCAATTGATTTAACTCTCCAGGTCCATAAGCTATTGTTTGAATTCCCTTATATCTAAAATATCTTCCATCTGTAGCATAAGTCGTAAGAAAAGTTTTTGCATTTACGATTTCCTTAAATTTATCTATATAGTTTCCTTTACTATAACTAGGTTCCGAAATGTCTAGAATCTCTAAATCTCCTTTTATCAATTCTTTTACTGAAGCTAAAGCTTTTTCTGATGATATACCTGGAGGTATTCTCATATCTATTTCAGATTCAGCTAAATCAGGGACTACATTTACTTTTATTCCTCCCTTTATTATGCCAGGATTAAAAGAAATTCGTTTGAGTTCATTACCTAATAATGGATTTATGTTAGACAGAGTTTGAGAACCCTCTTCGACTTCCTGAGGTATGTTAATCTTTATTTCTTGGATTTTCTGTAAGGAAACTAGATCATTGACAAGCTTCATTATAGCATTTTCTCCAAGTGAAGGCATACTTCCATGAGCAGATTTTCCTTTTTGAATTATTTTAACTTGAAGAAGACCTTTTTCTCCTATATTTATCAATCCTTGGGTAGGCTCTCCTACTATAACAAAGTCTGGCGAAAATAATTGGGCAAGGTATTTGCTACCTTTTTGACCACCTGTTTCTTCGTCTGGAACTGCTGTGAAAATTAGGTTATAGTCTATTTTATCAGCGACTTTAATGAAAGTATTAATAAGTACTGCTAATCCTCCTTTCATGTCCGTACTGCCTCTTCCGAATACTTTATTATCTACAATTTTTCCAGAAAAAGGATCATATTTCCATTTAGTTATATCACCTATGGGAACTACGTCGTAATGACCATTGAGTAGAATACTTTTGCCATCTTTATTATTCTTTACAATTATTGTAGGCCATCCTTTCTCGAACTCTTTAATTTCTGCAGAAAATCCATTTTGACTAAAGTACTCTGATATAAATTTTACACAGTCGTAAAAATTTTCAGATTCGCCTTTTGGATTTATAGTTTTGAATTTTACTAGCTCTGATGTTAAATCTTCTATCTTTAACATGGGAAACAATATAATAAAGATATTGATTAATTTAAACATAGTTTTTGTAGATTAAGGTAATTTTTAGATGTACTGTGTTTTCCTTGCATATTACGAATTGGTTTCATGTTATAATCGATTATAAGCGTCAGTAAAATGATATTCAATATTTCAATCAAATTTATACACACGCTGCGCATTCTTTGTCAATATCATTTCCTTAATCTCATCGGTTTTATCCAAAATGCCAATGTTTCTCATTTTTTCTAGAACTGTATCTAAGAATCTAGGGAAGATTTTTGCGCCTAACCAAGCAATTTCTGGAATGTTAAATGCATCACTACCATACATTATCTTATTGAAAGGAGCTACTTCCATTATTTCCTCTAATGCGTTAAGTGCTCCTAATGGAGCGAAAGGAGTAACTTGTGAGAGGTCTAGGTAAACTGACGGAAAAATATAACTCATCCACGCAGTCTCTCTATGATAAGGATATCCTGAATGAACAAATACTATTTTTCCCTCATATTTCCTTACTACATCAGTTAAATAGGACGGTCTAGCTAGATCTAATTTTATATCTCTATCTCCTGCTCCAGTATGAACTTGAAAAGGAACATCTAACTCTTTAGATATATCCATAGTTTTACAAAATAAATAATCTCTAAATCCTTTAGCCTTTTTTCCATACCAATCCTCTTCTCCAGATAAGAAATCTTCAATTGCTCTTTTCTTATCACAGACTATCTTTAATCCCGTTCTATAAGCTATTATGCTCTTAAATCCTGAATATCCGTTTTTTATTTTTCCTCTTAAAGTTTCTTCAAATATTTCTATTGCTTTATCAAAAGATAAAGAAAATAGTGAATTTATTATAGTTTCTATTCTAAATAGTAATTTATAATTTATAGGAATTTCTAATTCCTTTTTCCCGAATCCCTCATCAATAACTAGTCCTTCTATTCCAGCATCTTCAAATAGGAATCTAATGTAATCTATAGGATCATTTTTTACCAATCTATTTCTTTCAGCTAGAAAATTCTCTCCAAGTAATTTTTTCATCTCATTTTTTAGAAGAAAATAGAATGGCCTCCATTTATTCATTTCTAATACGTCAGCATTAATCTCTCCTTCATTCCAAGATTCAGCTGAAGCCATAATAAACTCTTTTTCTCCCATGACTTTTGCAGAAAACCAATGACAATGAGTGTCTATCATTTTAGATCTTCCTATATACATTATATTCCCAATCTGTTACTAACGATTCATACTCTTCAACTTCTGCTAGTTTAACGTTAATAAATTCCCTTATGATGGTGTTCCCTATCCTTTCCTTTAGCCTTGTATCCTTGTCAAGTTCATTTAATGCTTCTCTAAGATTTCTTGGAATGTTTTCAATATCTTTTCTTAAGTACGCGTTTTCGTTAATTGGGCCACTAGGTTTTAACCCTCTTTCTATTCCGTCTAATCCTGCTTCTATTACGCCAAGCAGTAGGAGGTAAGGATTTATTGTAGGATCGGGAACCCTATATTCTATTCTCCTATCATTTGGAGCCATAGAAGGATAAGGTGTTGGAATTCTTATCATAGCAGACTTATTATTGTAACCGTAAGCTATCTTTGTAGGAGCCCAAGATCCAGGGACTAGTCTTTTATAAGAATTTACTGTGGGTGCAGCTAGGGCTGTTAAAGCTTTAGCGTGTTCTATTAATCCACCAATAAAATTATAAGCCAAATCACTAAGTCCGTATCCATCTTTCATATCGTAAAACGCGTTTTCTCCTTCTTTCCAAGCACTTATGTTTAAATGAAGTCCAGAACCAGCCATATTATTGAATGGTTTAGGCATAAAATTTGCTTCTAAACCTCTCTTTGTTGCTACTTGCTTTGCAATTTCCTTAAAAATAATAACTTCGTCTGCACTTCTTAAAGCGTCTTTATGCATTAAATCAAATTCATATTGTCCAGGGCCATATTCTTTAATTATTCTTAAAATGTCTATACTGGAATTAGTGAGTAATTTTGCGATTTCTCCAATAATAGGATTGTCGTAAAATGCAGAAGAGTCAAAACATCTTGCATCATCATAAGGTTTTCTATCTTTAATTAGATAAAATTCCATTTCGAAGGACGATCTAAATTTTAATCCAGTTTCTTCCTCAATTTTTTCTAATCTTAATCTAAGCTTTGATCTTGCGTCGTAATCCCAAGGTTTTCCCTTATCATAAAGTTCAGATATAACCATAGCAGAAGGTGGGAAAATTGTTAATGTTGATAGATCTGGTATTAAAAATATATCTTCGTCTTGAGGCCCAAAGGATCCATAAGGAGATAAAGTGTCCATAGGCGTAAAACTAAACATTGCTTTAGTTAATCCAATTCCAGTTCTTAGCATCTCGTCTATATGATTTATGTAAGCTCCTTTCGATCTTATGAATCCGTCAAGCCCAACCCATGTAAATCTTAAAATATCTACGTTATTATCTTTTAGAGTTCTTTCTACTGACATTAACTTCTTTTTTAACCAAAAAATTAAAAACTTTATTTAGCTATCTCTTTAAATATTGTTTTGCTATGAGCTCTTTAACAATAATTTAAATTTTAACAAGTAAATAGTAATGTTATGGAAACTCAGTATAACATTGATAAAAGAGGACTAATTATAATGACAAGTTTTTCAGTATTTTACGCTCTTCTTGAAATAGGAATAAACTGGGATCCGAAAGAAGGTTGGCTATCCCAGCTTATTAATAAAGAATCTTCGTTGTATTTCTATCGTTTCCTTTATACTGCTATATTCTTATATCCATCGTATCTTGCTTCTAGAAAAATATTTTCTATAAATACAATTTGGTACTTTATCTATGGCTCAATGGCTGAAGATATTATATATTGGATATTTTTACTTAAAGTTCCTTATACATGGGCATGGTTTTATCCAGTAATAAATGGAATACCAATACCAGATGTTATAGAAGGGATATTGCTTTTGATAATACTATATCATAAAGGAGT
This genomic window contains:
- a CDS encoding DsrE family protein codes for the protein MAKNIVVMINSGKDQKPKILTGLTLALVGKQKHLFDDIQVIFFGPSEQLIAEKDPDIMNMLNQMVELEKVYACQLVGDNMKITDQLKGVKGLNVVLVGPLIADLVSKGYEILNF
- a CDS encoding alpha/beta hydrolase; protein product: MRKEIIKIESDALKDNYLGDPYEREVLVYAPEGTDNLPLFIELAGINWSGNTHNRFDQIMTNLLGKKKINAVVVNPNFRTKYHLNQYINSPAVGNYEDFIIKELIPQLKEKYNLDKVALFGKSSGGFGAYTLSVRHPDVINGFADHFGDSCFLYLYNDDFIYTIKALENKGIKDLLDSLMKKEELDDNDMKIFNVFGSSAFYSYNLNKDYGFDLPFDDTGEIIDDIWKKWVRNDPAKNVENYKDQLKKLDAIYLDVGKKDEYNLFIGMRTLHKKLNKMEINHFYEEFNGGHFGNSNRYCKSLPYLYEKLKTEN
- a CDS encoding glutamine synthetase family protein; the protein is MSVERTLKDNNVDILRFTWVGLDGFIRSKGAYINHIDEMLRTGIGLTKAMFSFTPMDTLSPYGSFGPQDEDIFLIPDLSTLTIFPPSAMVISELYDKGKPWDYDARSKLRLRLEKIEEETGLKFRSSFEMEFYLIKDRKPYDDARCFDSSAFYDNPIIGEIAKLLTNSSIDILRIIKEYGPGQYEFDLMHKDALRSADEVIIFKEIAKQVATKRGLEANFMPKPFNNMAGSGLHLNISAWKEGENAFYDMKDGYGLSDLAYNFIGGLIEHAKALTALAAPTVNSYKRLVPGSWAPTKIAYGYNNKSAMIRIPTPYPSMAPNDRRIEYRVPDPTINPYLLLLGVIEAGLDGIERGLKPSGPINENAYLRKDIENIPRNLREALNELDKDTRLKERIGNTIIREFINVKLAEVEEYESLVTDWEYNVYRKI
- a CDS encoding amidohydrolase family protein, whose amino-acid sequence is MIDTHCHWFSAKVMGEKEFIMASAESWNEGEINADVLEMNKWRPFYFLLKNEMKKLLGENFLAERNRLVKNDPIDYIRFLFEDAGIEGLVIDEGFGKKELEIPINYKLLFRIETIINSLFSLSFDKAIEIFEETLRGKIKNGYSGFKSIIAYRTGLKIVCDKKRAIEDFLSGEEDWYGKKAKGFRDYLFCKTMDISKELDVPFQVHTGAGDRDIKLDLARPSYLTDVVRKYEGKIVFVHSGYPYHRETAWMSYIFPSVYLDLSQVTPFAPLGALNALEEIMEVAPFNKIMYGSDAFNIPEIAWLGAKIFPRFLDTVLEKMRNIGILDKTDEIKEMILTKNAQRVYKFD
- a CDS encoding APC family permease produces the protein MIVETNKKVVSKKSKKLSFTDLFFISFGGQAPFISLLTFGTVMIGLVGTAGAFAMIIATIVVLFNGMVVYFLSRRFKRGGGYYIYAFYSLTSRLGLETGWNYILYALAYGGTLLTGGAYVLYTITGFNQTYLALIVSILASALVISGVKVSAKYAMIMSLVEMIALISLSIYFLYVSGWHFYNPIRFSPKLIAAVLFGLGIPTGYGSIAPLAEESNAQKSIGKAAIAVLIFGGALASLFFYSLGAMNFTGNLVSYLLDSFGIVGLIILSFIALNDGTLGGMAYILGNSRTFKAMAEDGRFPKIFTRNIKGKPLFSEILISIIFVLVVTLAVNFLGLYDTFLTLGALAGFGNIFIHTSADFSLIRLASKKLGFRKNIRVLEVSIGIIAVLISLWVLVASLPEISPYIENIFFAWIIGGFLYAEALDMIKGSNEEDKG
- a CDS encoding M20 family metallopeptidase, whose amino-acid sequence is MLKIEDLTSELVKFKTINPKGESENFYDCVKFISEYFSQNGFSAEIKEFEKGWPTIIVKNNKDGKSILLNGHYDVVPIGDITKWKYDPFSGKIVDNKVFGRGSTDMKGGLAVLINTFIKVADKIDYNLIFTAVPDEETGGQKGSKYLAQLFSPDFVIVGEPTQGLINIGEKGLLQVKIIQKGKSAHGSMPSLGENAIMKLVNDLVSLQKIQEIKINIPQEVEEGSQTLSNINPLLGNELKRISFNPGIIKGGIKVNVVPDLAESEIDMRIPPGISSEKALASVKELIKGDLEILDISEPSYSKGNYIDKFKEIVNAKTFLTTYATDGRYFRYKGIQTIAYGPGELNQLHTYNEYVKIDDLKFVEKNLEEYLTSIKF
- a CDS encoding YeeE/YedE thiosulfate transporter family protein produces the protein MITYTAPMWVGLIIGFIIGAAAEAWGIANPETLIRLAKWEDRLFLDCILIGFAVSTPVIYGLYAAGIGFHWSPKPLYLIGVGLGGIFFGTGLALSGYFPGSIWMALGEGRRDAVYAVFGAVLGAASWTALYQTPAGQWLVNTLNFGSLTLGGKKISPFVIQPLDGLTRLDLFGISVVYGVALFIIAYYLPRYKGGERSCLRANVEKRMTPYEIQKHIDTAKYLTDGGLPYKKGSTAQKLNEYYAVEDNVTRWFMISVAGIVGLTVVAEMFLHQIFGESTTDSWLAGQLFLPTFKYSEAVFKGIGWEPFSDIGTLMGAFFSAVFLTRRYTSFRNIIPPSWAERFGSNQAVRFLGSFGGAYLMLFGARMADGCASGHILSGGIQMALSGWEFAIAVFASMLIVGRIYYRK